DNA sequence from the Bradyrhizobium sp. CIAT3101 genome:
TAACAGCTCACTGGTCTAAATAAGGGTTTCTGCGCCGAAGATGTAACGGGGCTCAAGCCACGAGCCGAAGCTTAGGGTGTAGTCCGCAAGGGCTACGCGGTAGCGGAGCGTTCTGTAAGCCTGCGAAGGGCGACTCGTGAGAGCGCCTGGAGGTATCAGAAGTGCGAATGCTGGCATGAGTAACGACAAACACTGTGAAAGACAGTGTCGCCGAAAGTCCAAGGGTTCCTGCGTAAAGTTAATCTTCGCAGGGTTAGCCGGTCCCTAAGGCGAGGCCGAAAGGCGTAGTCGATGGGAATGCAGTGAATATTCTGCAGCCAGTGGATGGTGACGAATCCCGTGTGTTGTCCGACCTTAATGGATTGGTTGGGCTTCGAAGGGGTTCCAGGAAATAGCCTCCACATTAGACCGTACCCGAAACCGACACAGGTGGACTGGTAGAGTATACCAAGGCGCTTGAGAGAACTATGTTGAAGGAACTCGGCAATTTACCTCCGTAACTTCGGGATAAGGAGGCCCATTGCTCGCGCAAGCGGGCAGTGGGGGCACAGACCAGGGGGTGGCAACTGTTTAACAAAAACACAGGGCTCTGCGAAATCGCAAGATGACGTATAGGGTCTGACGCCTGCCCGGTGCCGGAAGGTTAAGAGGAGAGGTGCAAGCCTTGAATCGAAGCCCCGGTAAACGGCGGCCGTAACTATAACGGTCCTAAGGTAGCGAAATTCCTTGTCGGGTAAGTTCCGACCTGCACGAATGGCGTAATGACTTCCCCGCTGTCTCCAACATAGACTCAGTGAAATTGAATTCCCCGTGAAGATGCGGGGTTCCTGCGGTCAGACGGAAAGACCCCGTGCACCTTTACTGTAGCTTTGCGCTGGTATTCGTGACTGTTTGTGTAGAATAGGTGGTAGGCTTTGAAGCCGTGGCGCCAGCCATGGTGGAGCCGCAATGTGAAATACCACCCTAATGGTTATGGATATCTAACCGCGTTCCCTTAGCGGGAACCGGGACAGCGCATGGTGGGCAGTTTGACTGGGGCGGTCGCCTCCCAAAGAGTAACGGAGGCGTGCGAAGGTAGGCTCAGAACGGTCGGAAATCGTTCGTCGAGTATAATGGCATAAGCCTGCCTGACTGCGAGATCTACGAATCGAGCAGAGACGAAAGTCGGTCATAGTGATCCGGTGGTCCCGCGTGGATGGGCCATCGCTCAACGGATAAAAGGTACGCCGGGGATAACAGGCTGATGACGCCCAAGAGTCCATATCGACGGCGTCGTTTGGCACCTCGATGTCGGCTCATCACATCCTGGGGCTGGAGAAGGTCCCAAGGGTTCGGCTGTTCGCCGATTAAAGTGGTACGTGAGCTGGGTTCAGAACGTCGTGAGACAGTTCGGTCCCTATCTGCCGTGGGTGTTGGAATGTTGAGAGGATTTGCCCCTAGTACGAGAGGACCGGGGTGAACGTACCTCTGGTGGAGCTGTTGTCGCGCCAGCGGCAGTGCAGCATAGCTATGTACGGACGGGATAACCGCTGAAAGCATCTAAGCGGGAAACCCACCTCAAAACGAGCATTCCCTTGAGAACCGTGGAAGACGACCACGTTGATAGGCCGGATGTGGAAGTGCAGTAATGCATGTAGCTTACCGGTACTAATCGTTCGATCGGCTTGATTGCTCTCATTTTCAGTGTCCATGAGGCCGCAAGGCCCGTGATCAGAATGAATGAGAGGCGCTAGTCGCCAAACAAAGATCGCTTGCTTCGTTTTCTTGTCCTTCGCCGGCCTGGTGGTTTTAGCGAAGAGCCTCAACCCGATCCCATCCCGAACTCGGCCGTTAAACTCTTCAGCGCCAATGGTACTATGGCTTAAGCCCTGGGAGAGTAGGTCGCTGCCAGGCCTGCCAAGGACAAGAAATCTTCCTCTTTCGATGTTCGAAATACAAAACGCCGTCTCCTTCGGGAGGCGGCGTTTTTGTTTGTGTGGTTGTCTGTTCAAGACACGTCGTCGAAACGCTGGGCGTCAGTGGATCTCACGCGGTCCAGGCCACTGGGGTTGCGCATCGGGATCGACCACCGACATTCCCGCGCCCTCGGTCGCGCGCACGGGCACTGTTGCGGGATCGAAATCCTCGAGGCAAAACACGTTGACTCCGAAGTGGTCAGGCGCGGCGCGCTTGCGATGAAACGTGTAGATGCCGCAGCATGAGCAGAAAAAATGCTTCGCGCGATGCGTATTCCATTCGTAGGCCGACAGCAGATCCTCGCCCGAGAGCACGGTCGGCGCGCTCTCATGGACCTTCGTCATCAGCGCGTTCTTCTGCCTGCACAACGAGCAATCGCAGGTGGCGATTTCAGGTGATTTCTGACACGAGCCTGAACGTCACCGCGCCGCAATGACAGGCGCCTTGATAGGTCGGCATGCTGATCTTTCTCCTCGATACGCGCGAGCAGATCCGGGACGAGAGGTCGGCACAACAGCCGAATTGCACGCAGAACAATGTTTGGTGATCGCAGGCGGCACCACAGGGTTGTGATCATTCAGCCATGATCGGCCGCTAGCTGGGAGGCCGCGGAGTTCATGCGGAGTTCATTTCGAGTTCCCTAGTTTCCGACGGTGTCGATCTTCCACGCCTAATACTTCCGCGATCAAAACCAACCATCCCCCTCAGGAGGAGACTTTCATGTCAGCATTGCTTCGTCCCGCCCTCACTGCGTTCGGCGTCGCGTGCCTAGTGTCCGCTACTTCGCTCGTCTCCTCGGGCGCCGCGTTCGCGCAGGCCAAGCAGCAGCCCGCACCGGCGCAGCAAGCCGCGCCTGCGCAACAGCAGACGCCCACGCTCAAGCAGGTCGCGCTGACCGACAAGCAGCTCGACGGCGTGCTCGCCGCGCAGAAAGACATGGACGCGATCACCGAAAAGCTGCCGGAG
Encoded proteins:
- a CDS encoding GFA family protein, whose product is MTKVHESAPTVLSGEDLLSAYEWNTHRAKHFFCSCCGIYTFHRKRAAPDHFGVNVFCLEDFDPATVPVRATEGAGMSVVDPDAQPQWPGPREIH